The sequence CCCCCTTCATCGAACGCCGCCGACGGAGGAGTGAGTGAAGAATTTTTAACCCCAGAAGAGTTGGTTGCTAAATCCAAGGCTCCCGTGAAGAGAGAGTATCTTCGCCCTCCACCTTCCAGACCTTCTactaataacaacaacaacaccactGTCGGAGTCGAAAATGATGATGCAGCTGAGGCCAAAAGAGCTCCTCTTCTTAAGGACAAAAAGTCCAAACGCCAAATTAAGCGTGAACGTCGCGAGGTGATTTtcattgtatatataaaaaagtttaattttgttTGGCGAATTGAATTGGAAGAGAAGTTACTTACTAGTATTGGAATGAGGTAGTCTAAATACAGTAAGAGATAGATGACATTTATAGCCCACCCGACTAGCACATAGCTGATTCGaacttgagtttattttttttctgcAAATGAAATGTTTGAAATGATTGCAGGAACAAAAATCTCCATTGCATCTCTGTCCTGTGGTGGCCAAATCAGGAAAAGTTAGTGCGTGTTCATATGGTGATAAATGTCGGTTTAGTCACGATGTAGAAGCTTTTAAAGCTGTGGTAAGCTAAGAAATAAGATCTTTGTTATCGTTCTGATTGTGTTATGATTTACGGAATGCCATAAAATCACAATCTTTGCTGTTGTTTCGAGTGCAGAAACCAGCTGATATAGAGGGTAGCTGCCCTTTTCTGGCTTATGAAGGGCCATGTCCTTATGGATTGGCTTGTAGGTTTGCAGGGACTCATAGAGACGATGTCTCAGCTCCAACTGAGAATTTGCCTGGGAAGAGTTCTGAACTAAATTTTTTCAATAAGGACACTCAGAAGCTTCTGTGgaaaaacaaaatgaagttTCCCAAAGCTGAAGCCACTCTCAAACTTCTTGGACTTAAGGTTTGTGCAGCTCGCCATTTCTTCTTCCATTCTTCAATATAAAATTTGGGGGAAAAAGTGACTCTTTATTAGACAGACTTCAATTTCAGCCTGATGAACAAGATGTTTGAGCATTAGGAAGCAGTGTCATACCTGTATGCTTTTTTCTTCTGTGTATTGTTTCTCTTGTTCATTAATCATTATAACTTATTATTATAGGGCAATCCTAAAGATAAAACATTGGCCGATAATGTGGAAAATGGCCAAGTCGCGCCAAAAGAGCCAGCCACGGACACCAAAACAGACAGCAATATAGTTGCTAATGACAGTGTCAGTCCTTCCATTTCACCAGAAGATGATGTAGATGGAAATAATTTGGCTGATGATGCTAGACCTTTAAAGAAGGCAAAGTCATCTGTCAGTGAAATTTGTCCCTCCCAAGTTAGCAGTGGTTGTTAGATGCTTTTATTCCTTTATGAGCATTCAGGCTGTTTCTTATGGAGAGATAAAAGCTTATGAACCTGATATTATCTATTCTGACAGGTTTAAGTGTTCAAGGGGGAGTTCCTGATGACAACTTTGGTGTGAATAAATCAGAGCCAACTGCTGATACGATGACAGATTCTGATAAAAGCCTTAAATTGCACCCCCGTGAAAAAAAGCTTATTGATTTTCGAGACAAGCTCTATCTTGCTCCTTTGACCACAGTTGGGAATCTGCCTTTTCGTAGAGTTTGCAAGGTGCTAGGAGCTGATGTAACATGTGGAGAGATGGCAATGTGCACAAATCTCTTGCAGGTCAGTCGCTGCTAATTATTGATGGGATAAACACAAGTTAGCATTAAAATTATTCTTGAATGCCTCAAGATAGAGTGAACGA comes from Solanum pennellii chromosome 1, SPENNV200 and encodes:
- the LOC107007930 gene encoding tRNA-dihydrouridine(47) synthase [NAD(P)(+)]-like yields the protein METETLVDELPVATATAVELPETPQQPPSSNAADGGVSEEFLTPEELVAKSKAPVKREYLRPPPSRPSTNNNNNTTVGVENDDAAEAKRAPLLKDKKSKRQIKRERREEQKSPLHLCPVVAKSGKVSACSYGDKCRFSHDVEAFKAVKPADIEGSCPFLAYEGPCPYGLACRFAGTHRDDVSAPTENLPGKSSELNFFNKDTQKLLWKNKMKFPKAEATLKLLGLKGNPKDKTLADNVENGQVAPKEPATDTKTDSNIVANDSVSPSISPEDDVDGNNLADDARPLKKAKSSVSEICPSQVSSGLSVQGGVPDDNFGVNKSEPTADTMTDSDKSLKLHPREKKLIDFRDKLYLAPLTTVGNLPFRRVCKVLGADVTCGEMAMCTNLLQGQAAEWALLRRHSSENLFGVQICGAFPDTITKTVELIEQECSVDFIDINMGCPIDVVVNKGAGSALLTKPMRMKSVVEAASSTVSTPVTIKVRTAYFEGKNRIDSLIADMGSWGATAVTIHGRSRQQRYSKPADWDYVYQCARKAPKSLQVLGNGDVFSYVDWNNHKIECPELSTCMIARGALVKPWIFTEIKEQRHWDITSGERLDILKDYARFGLQHWGSDSKGVDTTRHFLLEWLSYTCRYIPVGLLDIIPQKINWRSPSYYGRDELETLMASDSAADWVRISELVLGKVPSGYSFAPKHKSNAYDRAENG